A region of Pyxidicoccus parkwaysis DNA encodes the following proteins:
- a CDS encoding autotransporter domain-containing protein produces the protein MRSAVIVIGAIVVAHVIGGAPRADAAPQPSGPRPAIGLRAGFGLPRGLLEGGDGHRDAPLSEAVTGIIPAQLDVGYFLGSRFYVGAFFQYALGQRVNGCPEGASCDARAMRFGLEASYHWPVSDRLGPWLGLGVGYDVFDPSRVPSVIDGQLRAVDRTFKGVEVSMQGGLDFRLGEAAWLGPFVALTASRYTNVNEAALHSWLMGGLRLQLRL, from the coding sequence ATGCGCAGCGCAGTCATCGTGATTGGAGCCATCGTCGTTGCACACGTCATCGGAGGCGCGCCCCGTGCCGATGCAGCGCCTCAGCCCTCGGGCCCGCGCCCCGCCATCGGCTTGCGAGCGGGCTTCGGGCTGCCGAGGGGGCTGTTGGAAGGCGGAGACGGTCACCGGGACGCTCCGCTGAGTGAAGCCGTCACGGGCATCATCCCGGCGCAGCTCGACGTGGGGTACTTCCTCGGCTCGCGGTTCTACGTGGGCGCCTTCTTCCAGTATGCGCTGGGGCAGCGGGTCAACGGCTGCCCGGAAGGAGCGAGCTGCGACGCGCGAGCGATGCGATTCGGCCTCGAAGCGAGCTACCACTGGCCCGTGTCGGACCGCCTGGGCCCCTGGCTCGGGCTGGGAGTGGGGTACGACGTCTTCGACCCCTCCCGGGTACCTTCGGTCATCGATGGCCAGTTGCGGGCGGTCGACCGCACTTTCAAGGGGGTAGAGGTCAGCATGCAGGGAGGCCTCGACTTCCGCCTGGGTGAAGCCGCGTGGCTGGGACCTTTCGTGGCGCTCACGGCGAGCCGGTACACGAATGTCAACGAAGCGGCGCTTCACTCCTGGCTCATGGGCGGACTGCGCCTCCAACTGCGGCTCTGA
- a CDS encoding ELWxxDGT repeat protein, with the protein MGESSDDAFSTRVGRATEQPAFRVKDIQAGPPGSQPRSLTNVRGALYFAANDGSSGVELWRSDGTEAGTRMVKDIASDSSSSVPSSLTAMNGVLYFAANDGSSGDELWKSDGTETGTTQVRDIHLTGSAAPSNLTAAETKLYFTATDETAGTELWRSDGTSSGTVRVRNIGPGATGSSTDELAFVGGKLFFNASDGSTVGNELWMVDDTGGARLVRDIAATASTDSYPSGFTDLGGTVYFRADDGTHGVELWRTNGTQAGTRMVKDIHLNQGDAAPGGLTVVGGALYFTATDGVSGFELWKSDGTEAGTVRIKDIRPGTDSSFPDSLTAVGGTLYFTADDGASGRELWKSDGTEAGTVRVKDIQPGSTGSMRTLANMLAIEPQGVLLFAADDGTSGMELWKSDGTEAGTKRVMDISPGASASSPGSLTLAGTQVFFTADDGTSGVELWAVRVGDLVEDHTAPTIRCPPDQVAEATSADGARVSYPAATASDAVTRSPVLGYTHDRGSLFPLATTQVTATATDEAGNSATCTFAVTVKDTTAPTLQCPESVTVQAEGKDGARVSFTAPTAGDSVDSSPKVSLSAQSGSLFAPGTTEVKATATDASGNVATCAFNVTVKSSTSGNGNPPPDEGSGDKGSGGGCSAGGAAAGAPWGALVLAALSLRRRSRRRAQD; encoded by the coding sequence ATGGGGGAATCATCCGATGACGCGTTCAGCACCCGCGTGGGGCGCGCCACCGAGCAGCCCGCGTTCAGGGTGAAGGACATCCAAGCGGGGCCCCCGGGCTCCCAGCCACGCTCGCTCACCAATGTGCGCGGCGCGCTGTACTTCGCCGCGAACGACGGCAGCTCGGGCGTGGAGCTGTGGAGAAGCGACGGCACCGAGGCCGGCACGCGGATGGTCAAGGACATCGCCAGCGACTCCAGCAGCTCGGTGCCCTCCTCACTCACCGCCATGAATGGCGTCCTGTACTTCGCCGCGAATGACGGCAGCTCGGGCGACGAGCTGTGGAAGAGCGACGGCACCGAGACGGGCACGACGCAGGTCCGGGACATCCACCTGACGGGCAGCGCCGCCCCCAGCAACCTCACCGCGGCGGAAACGAAGTTGTACTTCACCGCTACCGACGAGACGGCCGGCACCGAGCTGTGGCGGAGCGACGGCACCAGCAGTGGGACGGTGCGGGTGAGGAACATTGGCCCGGGTGCGACGGGCTCCTCGACGGATGAGCTCGCGTTCGTGGGCGGGAAGCTGTTCTTCAACGCCAGCGATGGGAGCACCGTGGGGAACGAGCTGTGGATGGTGGATGACACCGGCGGGGCGCGGCTGGTCCGGGACATCGCCGCCACGGCCTCCACCGATTCCTACCCGAGCGGGTTCACCGACCTGGGAGGAACGGTGTACTTCCGCGCCGACGATGGCACCCATGGCGTCGAGCTGTGGAGGACCAATGGCACCCAGGCCGGCACGCGGATGGTCAAGGACATCCACCTGAACCAGGGTGACGCAGCGCCAGGCGGGCTCACAGTCGTAGGGGGCGCGCTGTACTTCACCGCCACGGACGGAGTCTCTGGCTTCGAGCTGTGGAAGAGCGACGGCACCGAGGCCGGTACCGTGCGCATCAAAGACATCCGTCCCGGCACCGACTCCTCGTTCCCCGACAGCCTCACGGCAGTGGGAGGGACGCTCTACTTCACGGCGGACGACGGCGCCTCCGGCCGGGAGCTGTGGAAGAGCGACGGCACCGAGGCCGGCACCGTCCGGGTCAAGGACATCCAGCCGGGCTCCACGGGAAGCATGCGCACCCTCGCGAACATGCTGGCCATCGAGCCCCAGGGGGTACTGCTGTTCGCGGCCGATGACGGCACGTCAGGCATGGAGCTGTGGAAGAGCGATGGCACCGAGGCCGGCACGAAGCGGGTGATGGACATCTCCCCGGGTGCCAGCGCATCCAGTCCGGGCTCGCTGACGCTCGCCGGCACGCAGGTCTTCTTCACGGCGGACGACGGCACCTCGGGCGTCGAGCTCTGGGCGGTGCGCGTGGGCGACCTCGTCGAGGACCACACGGCCCCCACCATCCGCTGCCCTCCGGACCAGGTGGCCGAGGCCACCTCTGCGGACGGTGCGCGCGTCAGCTACCCGGCCGCCACCGCCAGCGACGCGGTGACGCGTTCGCCCGTGCTCGGCTACACGCATGACCGCGGGAGCCTCTTTCCGCTCGCCACCACGCAGGTGACGGCGACCGCCACGGACGAGGCGGGCAACTCGGCTACGTGCACCTTCGCCGTCACGGTGAAGGACACCACCGCGCCCACCCTCCAGTGCCCGGAGAGCGTGACGGTCCAGGCGGAAGGGAAGGACGGAGCGCGGGTGAGCTTCACCGCGCCCACCGCCGGGGACTCCGTCGATTCCTCGCCCAAGGTTTCGCTCAGCGCGCAGAGCGGCAGCCTCTTCGCCCCCGGCACCACCGAGGTGAAGGCCACCGCCACGGATGCGTCGGGCAACGTGGCCACCTGCGCCTTCAACGTGACGGTGAAGTCGAGCACTTCCGGCAACGGCAACCCGCCTCCTGACGAGGGCTCAGGGGACAAGGGCTCCGGTGGAGGGTGCAGTGCCGGAGGGGCCGCCGCGGGTGCTCCCTGGGGCGCGCTCGTGCTCGCCGCCCTGTCGCTCCGGCGCCGCTCGCGGCGGCGTGCGCAGGACTGA
- a CDS encoding DUF2378 family protein — protein MPTEVTVQSTLFESLVRFTKPGPSLRAEFLAAGYDVDKPRATYPASVYLACQEAVLRQLYAGKERKAAQRELGSELVRMYFETLVGRVVGVALKVAGPERAMKRVALSFSSVLSPVDIETQQVGPADWRVRFRGYPFPPDAAAGTCEGALRMAGASQPRVEVERQEGAEAFDLRIRW, from the coding sequence ATGCCGACCGAGGTCACCGTCCAATCCACGTTGTTCGAGTCCCTCGTCCGCTTCACCAAACCCGGCCCGAGCCTCCGCGCGGAGTTCCTCGCGGCGGGCTACGACGTGGACAAGCCGCGCGCGACGTACCCGGCCTCTGTCTACCTCGCCTGTCAGGAAGCGGTGCTGCGCCAACTGTACGCGGGCAAGGAGCGCAAGGCCGCGCAGCGCGAGCTGGGCAGCGAGCTGGTGCGCATGTACTTCGAGACGCTGGTGGGCCGCGTGGTGGGCGTGGCCCTCAAGGTGGCCGGCCCCGAGCGCGCCATGAAGCGCGTGGCCCTGAGCTTCAGCTCGGTGCTGTCTCCGGTGGACATCGAGACGCAGCAGGTGGGGCCCGCTGACTGGCGCGTCCGGTTCCGCGGCTACCCCTTCCCGCCGGACGCCGCCGCGGGCACGTGCGAGGGCGCCCTGCGGATGGCCGGCGCGTCCCAGCCGCGCGTGGAGGTGGAGCGGCAAGAGGGAGCGGAAGCCTTCGACCTGCGCATCCGCTGGTGA
- a CDS encoding DEAD/DEAH box helicase, which yields MTFDELQLHDTLLRAVKAEGYTTPTPIQAKAIPEALAGRDVLGVAQTGTGKTAAFALPILQRLSAKAPAGGARPIRCLVLTPTRELAGQVGESFATYGKHLPLRHTVIFGGVGQNPQVQALRSGMDVLVATPGRLLDLMDQGFVSLRSLEVFVLDEADRMLDMGFIHDVRKVIKALPAKRQTLFFSATMPPEIVELSRNILTNPVRVEVTPVSSTADTVSQQVYFVEREQKRGLLTHLLKEGRIARALVFTRTKHGANRVAKQLEGAGVHAAAIHGNKSQNARERALDDFRSGSLRVLVATDIAARGIDIDGLSHVINYDLPNVPEQYVHRIGRTGRAGASGTAVSFCDGEERAFLRDIERTIRRSVPVVEDHPYRPGRAGPRPVELASAPAEERERAPQGGNRNGGRGQAPQRAAGNGGGGGGGGGGGHPSGSSRRRRGGRSGGGRGEQRFDGGRSSQGGGGGSNRANAPAQRGPSSHPRPAAAAGQSAAKPAEAPPPRPSRPSPKWF from the coding sequence ATGACTTTCGACGAACTTCAGCTTCACGACACCCTCCTGCGCGCGGTCAAGGCGGAGGGCTACACGACGCCCACGCCCATCCAGGCGAAGGCCATCCCCGAGGCGCTGGCCGGGCGGGATGTGCTGGGCGTGGCGCAGACGGGCACCGGCAAGACGGCCGCCTTCGCGCTCCCCATCCTCCAGCGGCTCTCCGCCAAGGCGCCCGCGGGCGGCGCGCGGCCCATCCGTTGCCTCGTGCTCACTCCCACCCGCGAGCTCGCGGGCCAGGTGGGCGAAAGCTTCGCCACCTACGGCAAGCACCTCCCGCTGCGCCACACCGTCATCTTCGGTGGCGTGGGTCAGAATCCGCAGGTGCAGGCGCTGCGCAGCGGCATGGACGTGCTGGTGGCCACGCCGGGCCGCCTCCTCGACTTGATGGACCAGGGCTTCGTGTCCCTGCGCTCGCTCGAGGTGTTTGTGCTCGACGAGGCGGACCGCATGCTCGACATGGGCTTCATCCATGACGTGCGCAAGGTCATCAAGGCGCTGCCCGCGAAGCGGCAGACGCTCTTCTTCAGCGCGACGATGCCGCCCGAAATCGTGGAGCTGTCGCGCAACATCCTCACGAACCCCGTTCGTGTGGAGGTGACGCCCGTCTCCAGCACCGCGGACACGGTGAGCCAGCAGGTGTACTTCGTGGAGCGCGAGCAGAAGCGCGGCCTGCTGACGCACCTGTTGAAGGAGGGCCGCATCGCCCGGGCGCTCGTCTTCACGCGCACCAAGCACGGCGCGAATCGCGTGGCGAAGCAACTCGAGGGCGCGGGCGTGCATGCCGCGGCCATCCACGGCAACAAGAGCCAGAATGCGCGTGAGCGCGCGCTGGACGACTTCCGCTCCGGCTCGCTGCGCGTGCTGGTGGCGACGGACATCGCGGCGCGTGGCATCGACATCGACGGGCTGAGCCACGTCATCAACTACGACCTGCCCAACGTGCCCGAGCAGTACGTGCACCGCATCGGCCGCACCGGCCGCGCGGGCGCCAGCGGCACCGCGGTGTCCTTCTGCGACGGCGAGGAGCGCGCGTTCCTGCGCGACATCGAGCGCACCATCCGCCGCAGCGTGCCCGTGGTGGAGGACCATCCGTACCGTCCCGGCCGCGCGGGCCCGCGTCCCGTGGAGCTGGCTTCCGCGCCTGCCGAGGAGCGCGAGCGGGCGCCGCAGGGTGGGAACCGGAATGGTGGCCGGGGCCAGGCCCCGCAGCGCGCCGCTGGAAACGGTGGTGGTGGTGGCGGCGGCGGTGGTGGTGGACATCCCTCGGGTTCCTCGCGTCGTCGTCGTGGCGGCCGGAGCGGGGGAGGCCGTGGCGAGCAGCGCTTCGACGGCGGCCGCTCCTCGCAGGGCGGTGGTGGCGGCTCGAATCGCGCCAATGCGCCCGCGCAGCGTGGCCCGTCCTCGCATCCGCGTCCGGCTGCTGCGGCGGGACAGAGCGCGGCGAAGCCCGCCGAGGCTCCGCCGCCCCGTCCTTCGCGGCCTTCGCCGAAGTGGTTCTGA